The genomic DNA GAGGTGTCAGCGAAAGACGAATTTAACTCGATCAAGGACCAGACCCAGGGCGACGTTCTTGCCGCCTTGCGGGTTTATCCCCAACTGATGGGCATCGTGCCGAAAAACGCCGGCGGCTTTGGCTCGCCGAAGGAAGCAGGGGAGGTCTGGGCCACTCTGGAACTTGAGCCGATTCAGACTCGCTTGGCCCTTCTAAATGATTGGGTCGGCGAGGAGGTCGTGCGCTTCAAGCCATTTGAACTTGGAGCGGGGGAGAAATAGTACCCCCGCGCAGTAAACGAGGCGACGAGCTGGTGCGCTAACACCCGCTCGACGCTGAATCACTCGAACGTGCCGAGTGCTCCAACCAAGGCCTCGCCCCACTGCGCAGGGGGTGCGAAGCCTAAGCGAATCCAATTGTCGAAACAAGGATCACTTAATGAGCACACCAATTATCCCGTGGATGGGCGGCAAACGTCGCCTGGCAGATCGCCTTATTCCGCTGTTTCCACCTCACGAATGTTACGTCGAGGTCTTTGCCGGCGGCGCCGCGCTTTACTTTATGCGGCCCCAGGCTGCGCCGGTTGAAGTCCTCAATGACATCAACGGCGATCTTGTGACGCTGTACCGCGTGGTGCAGAACCACCTGGAGGAGTTTGTGCGCCAGTTCAAGTGGGCGCTCAGCTCCCGCCAAGTGTTCGAATGGCAGAAGATGACCAGGCCGGAAACACTCACCGACATCCAGCGGGCTGCGAGGTTTTTCTACCTGCAGCACCATGCATTCGCCGGAAAGGTCAGCGGGCAGACCTTCGGTACCGCCACCACTGGCCCAGCTATCAACCTGTTGCGGATCGAGGAGAACCTGTCTGCAGCTTGGCAACGGTTGTCTGGCACCTATGTCGAGAACCTAGGCTGGCTTGAATGCGCCGAACGCTACGACCGGCCGCACACCTTCCATTACATGGACCCGCCTTACTGGCAGACCGCTGGATATGGCGTTGACTTTCCTTTTGAAAACTACGAGCGGATGGCCGACTTCATGCGCCGCTGCAAGGGGAAAGTGATGGTCAGCATCAACGACCACCCGGATATTCGTCGTGTGTTTGACGGGTTTCACTTCGAGATGGTGGATATTCGATACAGCACGGCGAATCAGCGGCAGGGGAAAACCGAGGTGAGCGGGGAGCTGGTCATCATGAATTGGGAACCCAATGCACTGGGTGGTCTGTTCTAAAGAACCGGATCGATCAAACTGGCTTCCTTGTTTCTTACGTTGCCCACGGCGGTGCTGACCTTGAACCATTCAAAGGACTCGGCCGGCTCGCCCTGGTGCAACACCATCTGCTCGGCGCGCTCCTTCGGCGTTGCTGGGTTCAGCCATTCGCGGGCGAGGTCCGGTGTGAGTACCACGGGCCTTCTGTCATGGATGTCCACCATACCACCAGCGCTATCCGCGGTGATGATCACAAAGCCGTCATGCTCTCCTGGGCCTTCATCTGCGTCTGGTAGTTGACCAATAGCTGCGCACAAGATCGGCGCGCCGTCCCGCCTGCGGATCAGATAAGGCTGTTTCTTCGGTCCGCCTTCATCCACCCACTCGAACCAGTTGTCGATGGGTGTGATCGCACGGTGTGGCCAGATCGCCCTGAAGAACGGGCCGTGGGCTACCTTTTCGACGCGTGCGTTGATGGGCGCGGCGCGGTCTTTCGCCCAATGCGGGCGCCATCCCCACCGCACGGTATCGGCGTGCAGCAACTCACCCTGCTGGTGCAGTAACGCCACGTGAGTCGTTGGGGCGACGTTGTACCGCTCGATCGGCTGATCACCCACCGAGTTTGCCAGGGCATTGGGCATGCTCAGCGCCGCGACAAAGTCGTGGATTCCCCGGTACTGCGACAGTCTTCCGCACATGGCAAACCCTCTTTCAGTTTGACATTAGACAATCGTGGTCGGCCTAGGTCTCATTTCATTGACGATGCGCCGCAGCCCATCCGCCTCTCGCCTGCTCACATTGGACAATGTGGTCAAGTCCGCGATTTGCTTACGCATTGATGCCGCTTCGGCTCCACGTTCCCGGAGATACCCCGCAAACTCCGTATTCTTCGCCTGGGCTTCCAG from Pseudomonas tolaasii NCPPB 2192 includes the following:
- a CDS encoding SOS response-associated peptidase family protein, which codes for MCGRLSQYRGIHDFVAALSMPNALANSVGDQPIERYNVAPTTHVALLHQQGELLHADTVRWGWRPHWAKDRAAPINARVEKVAHGPFFRAIWPHRAITPIDNWFEWVDEGGPKKQPYLIRRRDGAPILCAAIGQLPDADEGPGEHDGFVIITADSAGGMVDIHDRRPVVLTPDLAREWLNPATPKERAEQMVLHQGEPAESFEWFKVSTAVGNVRNKEASLIDPVL
- a CDS encoding DNA adenine methylase, which encodes MSTPIIPWMGGKRRLADRLIPLFPPHECYVEVFAGGAALYFMRPQAAPVEVLNDINGDLVTLYRVVQNHLEEFVRQFKWALSSRQVFEWQKMTRPETLTDIQRAARFFYLQHHAFAGKVSGQTFGTATTGPAINLLRIEENLSAAWQRLSGTYVENLGWLECAERYDRPHTFHYMDPPYWQTAGYGVDFPFENYERMADFMRRCKGKVMVSINDHPDIRRVFDGFHFEMVDIRYSTANQRQGKTEVSGELVIMNWEPNALGGLF